From one Nonomuraea polychroma genomic stretch:
- a CDS encoding ABC transporter permease, whose amino-acid sequence MPSRLPEAWRRPLAVAGGVLAVAWLMIALAAPVLAPHDPLAQELPRLAPPGPGHWFGTDQLGRDILSRVMYGARVSIPLTLLLVALSVLIGGLLGACAGYFGRWVDETIMRVADLVFAFPTVILAMVVAAALGASLVNAVLAVLVVAWPAYARVTRGLVLGVREREFVLSGRLLGFSVWRSLRVDVLPNVTGPVLVLATLDIGTALLLLSGLSFLGLGAKPPSPEWGAMVASGVEVFDSWWVATFPGLAILTVVLAFNFLGDTLRDALDPRTARAIKERAL is encoded by the coding sequence TTGCCGAGTCGGCTTCCGGAGGCATGGCGGCGGCCGCTGGCGGTCGCCGGCGGCGTGCTGGCGGTGGCCTGGCTGATGATCGCGCTGGCCGCGCCGGTGCTGGCGCCCCACGATCCGCTCGCGCAGGAGCTGCCGCGGCTGGCGCCGCCCGGGCCGGGGCACTGGTTCGGCACCGACCAGCTCGGGCGGGACATCCTGAGCCGCGTCATGTACGGGGCGCGGGTGTCGATCCCGCTGACGTTGCTGCTGGTGGCGCTGTCGGTGCTGATCGGCGGCCTGCTCGGCGCGTGCGCCGGGTACTTCGGCAGGTGGGTGGACGAGACGATCATGCGGGTGGCGGACCTGGTGTTCGCGTTCCCGACCGTGATCCTGGCCATGGTGGTGGCCGCGGCGCTGGGCGCGAGCCTGGTGAACGCGGTGCTGGCCGTGCTGGTCGTGGCCTGGCCCGCCTACGCCAGGGTGACGCGCGGGCTGGTGCTGGGGGTGCGGGAGCGGGAGTTCGTGCTGAGCGGACGGCTGCTGGGCTTCTCGGTGTGGCGGTCGCTGCGGGTGGACGTGCTGCCCAACGTGACCGGCCCGGTGCTGGTGCTGGCGACGCTGGACATCGGCACGGCCCTGTTGCTGCTGTCCGGTCTGTCGTTCCTGGGCCTGGGGGCCAAGCCGCCGTCTCCGGAGTGGGGGGCGATGGTGGCCTCGGGGGTCGAGGTGTTCGACAGCTGGTGGGTGGCGACGTTCCCGGGGCTGGCGATCCTGACGGTGGTGCTGGCGTTCAACTTCCTCGGCGACACACTGCGCGACGCGCTCGACCCCCGTACGGCCCGCGCGATCAAGGAGCGTGCGCTGTGA
- a CDS encoding ABC transporter permease, whose amino-acid sequence MSDTPDAVKATRSEERGAGRPSSGGRAHPLARFLVRRILLAVLMAWGITLVTFVLTNLVPGDPVAANLGQRALGDPAIVAQWRAEHGLDKPLWQQYALHLQGLLQGDLGTSQQSHRPVSQDLAEFVPATLELAGAAILVSLVLGVAFGVIAALRRDRLADHTLRLLSLIGISVPTFWLALIAFYVFFYRLQLTPGSGRVDAALGSAPAVTGLQTVDALLAGRWDIFSSAVGHLITPALVLALYTIGLLTRFTRSAVLEVLGQDYVRAARAKGLPGRVILFRYVLRSALVPIITVAGLAFGSLLSGTVLVEAIFAWPGIGQYAYKSATTLDLPAVMGVGLVVGVVYLVINLIVDFLYGVIDPRVRLQ is encoded by the coding sequence GTGTCCGACACCCCGGACGCCGTCAAGGCGACGCGGTCCGAGGAGCGAGGGGCGGGGCGGCCGAGCTCCGGCGGGCGGGCACATCCGCTGGCGCGCTTCCTCGTCCGCCGCATCCTGCTCGCCGTGCTCATGGCCTGGGGCATCACCCTGGTCACGTTCGTCCTGACGAACCTCGTCCCCGGCGACCCGGTCGCCGCCAACCTGGGCCAGCGGGCCCTCGGCGATCCGGCGATCGTGGCGCAGTGGCGGGCGGAGCACGGCCTGGACAAGCCGCTCTGGCAGCAGTACGCCCTCCACCTCCAGGGCCTGCTCCAGGGCGACCTGGGCACCAGCCAGCAGAGCCACCGCCCGGTGAGCCAGGACCTCGCCGAGTTCGTCCCGGCGACGCTGGAGCTGGCCGGGGCGGCGATCCTGGTGTCGCTGGTGCTGGGGGTGGCGTTCGGTGTGATCGCCGCCCTGCGCAGGGACCGGCTCGCGGATCACACCCTGCGACTGCTGAGCCTGATCGGCATCTCCGTGCCGACGTTCTGGCTGGCGCTGATCGCGTTCTACGTGTTCTTCTACCGTCTGCAGCTCACCCCGGGCAGCGGCCGGGTGGACGCGGCGCTCGGCTCGGCGCCGGCCGTGACGGGGCTGCAGACGGTGGACGCGCTGCTGGCGGGCCGGTGGGACATCTTCAGCTCCGCCGTCGGCCACCTGATCACGCCCGCGCTGGTCCTGGCGCTCTACACGATCGGCCTGCTCACCCGTTTCACCCGCTCGGCGGTGCTGGAGGTGCTCGGCCAGGACTACGTCCGCGCCGCCCGCGCCAAGGGCCTGCCCGGCAGGGTGATCCTCTTCCGGTACGTGCTGCGCTCGGCTCTGGTCCCGATCATCACGGTGGCCGGCCTGGCCTTCGGCAGCCTCCTGTCGGGCACGGTGCTGGTGGAGGCCATCTTCGCCTGGCCCGGCATCGGCCAGTACGCGTACAAGAGCGCCACCACCCTCGACCTGCCCGCCGTCATGGGCGTCGGCCTGGTCGTGGGCGTCGTCTACCTGGTCATCAACCTGATCGTGGACTTCCTGTACGGCGTCATCGACCCCCGAGTGAGGCTGCAGTGA
- a CDS encoding ABC transporter substrate-binding protein, translated as MATRSQTAAVLLAAALTLTACGSGGGAAQSPAASGGGKTLVIDTSFDLKTADPGRTYEPTGLIVGKAVYETLLTFDGADVTKPVPALAESYELSADGKTLTLKLKQGATFADGSPVTADDVVFSLTRVRDMKGTPSFLLDGVEVAKTDDTTITLTSKAANPALPYILPNPALGIINSKLAQQHGATTDPQDKAEQWLNSASAGSGPYMIESFNVSSQVTLKANPKYYGTKPAYEKVVLRNVEAATQKLNVARGDSQVALNLSGDQVAGMPATLQVKKTASANVIFLLANQDSAISKTTPNAKFVEAVRKGVDYAGLLELAGEGSTQAPGVIPSQILGALPPEQAAKRDVEGAKAALAASGLSNPTVKLEYPSELTVNGLSFQPLAERVQANLKEVGITVDLQPAPVTTALDNYRNGKEEMGLWYWGPDYPDPSDYLAFLPGKLVGLRAGWKAGAAKEIESAGEKAATAIGDDARKSAYADVQTKLNASGPFIPLIQPSQNIVTAGSVTGLEYHPVWTVDVADLGVK; from the coding sequence ATGGCGACCCGCTCGCAGACGGCGGCTGTGCTGCTCGCCGCTGCGCTCACTCTCACTGCCTGCGGAAGCGGCGGCGGCGCCGCTCAGTCGCCCGCGGCCTCCGGCGGCGGCAAGACCCTCGTCATCGACACGTCCTTCGACCTCAAGACGGCCGACCCGGGCCGCACGTACGAGCCGACGGGGCTGATCGTCGGCAAGGCCGTCTACGAGACGCTGCTCACCTTCGACGGCGCCGACGTGACCAAGCCGGTGCCCGCCCTGGCCGAGTCGTACGAGCTCAGCGCGGACGGCAAGACGCTGACGCTCAAGCTCAAGCAGGGCGCGACGTTCGCCGACGGCTCGCCGGTGACCGCGGACGACGTGGTGTTCTCGCTGACCCGCGTGCGGGACATGAAGGGCACCCCGTCGTTCCTGCTGGACGGCGTCGAGGTGGCCAAGACCGACGACACGACGATCACGCTGACGTCGAAGGCGGCGAACCCGGCGTTGCCGTACATCCTGCCGAACCCGGCGCTCGGCATCATCAACAGCAAGCTCGCCCAGCAGCACGGCGCCACCACGGACCCGCAGGACAAGGCCGAGCAGTGGCTGAACTCCGCCTCCGCGGGGTCCGGGCCGTACATGATCGAGTCGTTCAACGTGAGCAGCCAGGTCACGCTCAAGGCGAACCCCAAGTACTACGGGACCAAGCCGGCCTACGAGAAGGTCGTGCTGCGCAACGTCGAGGCCGCCACCCAGAAGCTCAACGTGGCGCGCGGCGACAGCCAGGTGGCGCTGAACCTGTCGGGCGACCAGGTCGCCGGCATGCCCGCGACTCTGCAGGTCAAGAAGACCGCCTCGGCGAACGTCATCTTCCTGCTGGCCAACCAGGACTCGGCGATCAGCAAGACGACGCCGAACGCCAAGTTCGTCGAGGCGGTGCGCAAGGGCGTCGACTACGCGGGGCTGCTGGAGCTCGCCGGCGAGGGCTCGACCCAGGCCCCGGGCGTCATCCCGTCGCAGATCCTCGGCGCGCTGCCTCCGGAGCAGGCCGCCAAGCGGGACGTCGAGGGCGCCAAGGCGGCGCTGGCCGCCAGCGGGCTGTCCAACCCGACCGTGAAGCTGGAGTACCCGAGCGAGCTGACCGTGAACGGGCTGTCGTTCCAGCCGCTGGCCGAGCGCGTCCAGGCCAACCTCAAGGAGGTCGGCATCACGGTGGACCTGCAGCCGGCGCCGGTCACGACGGCGTTGGACAACTACCGCAACGGCAAGGAGGAGATGGGCCTGTGGTACTGGGGGCCCGACTACCCCGACCCGAGCGACTACCTGGCCTTCCTGCCCGGGAAGCTGGTGGGGCTGCGGGCCGGCTGGAAGGCGGGCGCGGCCAAGGAGATCGAGAGCGCGGGTGAGAAGGCCGCCACGGCCATCGGCGACGACGCCCGCAAGAGCGCCTACGCCGACGTGCAGACCAAGCTCAACGCCTCCGGGCCGTTCATCCCGCTGATCCAGCCGAGCCAGAACATCGTGACGGCGGGGTCGGTGACCGGGCTGGAGTACCACCCGGTGTGGACGGTCGACGTCGCCGACCTCGGCGTGAAGTAG
- a CDS encoding Lrp/AsnC family transcriptional regulator: MTSEISRNAGSGSVPPGRIGIGLELDDIHMKMLEVLRENGRISVAALAERVGISRANAYTRFEALRADGAIKRFTAEIDHVRAGLGITALIFVTVRQQMWKQFRAELARMPEVEYCAITTGQHDAMIQVRVADVAAVHTMVTDRLANIPAVKATETVFILDEVLKRPYVLPSDARAPARRRSPELGPAQKTQGDVPLGKMRFVGAAEGRAALQKDG; encoded by the coding sequence ATGACGAGTGAAATTTCCAGAAATGCTGGCAGCGGTAGCGTTCCGCCTGGACGGATCGGCATCGGGCTCGAACTCGACGACATCCACATGAAGATGCTCGAGGTCCTGCGCGAGAACGGCCGGATCTCGGTCGCCGCGCTGGCCGAGCGGGTGGGCATCTCCCGCGCGAACGCCTACACCCGCTTCGAGGCGCTGCGCGCGGACGGCGCGATCAAGAGGTTCACCGCCGAGATCGACCACGTGCGGGCCGGGCTCGGCATCACCGCATTGATCTTCGTGACCGTGCGCCAGCAGATGTGGAAGCAGTTCAGGGCCGAGCTCGCCAGAATGCCGGAAGTGGAATACTGCGCGATCACCACCGGGCAGCACGACGCCATGATCCAGGTGCGGGTGGCGGACGTGGCGGCGGTGCACACGATGGTCACCGACCGGCTGGCCAACATCCCGGCGGTCAAGGCGACCGAGACGGTCTTCATCCTCGACGAGGTGCTCAAGCGGCCGTACGTACTCCCGAGCGATGCGCGAGCTCCGGCTCGCCGCAGATCGCCGGAGCTCGGGCCGGCCCAGAAGACGCAGGGCGACGTGCCGCTCGGCAAGATGCGCTTCGTCGGCGCGGCGGAGGGCCGGGCAGCCCTCCAGAAGGACGGCTAG
- a CDS encoding IS4 family transposase produces MSRQSARSVLACAISTVTSTTRTAAGVFAPGHLGELTQLIPFEMVDEALAETGAVERRLRDLPSRVVVYLLLAAGLFAGLGYRQVWARLVSGLADPGSLPSSSALAQARRRVGVAPLKALFDLLAGPPAGALRWRGLLVCAIDGTTMSVPDSPANLTRYGHQSGSHGGSGYPLVRLLAVVVCGTRTLLAVTFGPFKTGETSYAPALFGCLRRGMVLLADRNFAVKDLVTAIADTGADLVIRCKNNRALPRLATLTDGSWTSVLGGVPIRVIDAHITVTLSGTHRRAIHYRLITTLLDPHRYPARDLVVLYHQRWEIETIYLELKATILGGRVLRARTPAGVDQEIYALLTTYQVLRLAMAEATAIHPGISDDRASFTIALLTARDQVIHAAGILADTTIDLLGRIGRALLEDPLPQRRERISPRIVKRAISKHRAKGQVDRTNHRASTTIDVLTEHQLTAAQSP; encoded by the coding sequence TTGAGCCGACAGTCTGCCAGGTCTGTCCTGGCGTGCGCCATCAGCACGGTCACATCGACCACCCGGACCGCGGCGGGGGTGTTCGCGCCGGGTCATCTGGGCGAGCTGACCCAGCTCATTCCCTTTGAGATGGTCGATGAGGCGCTGGCGGAAACGGGTGCGGTCGAGCGGAGGTTGCGGGACCTGCCCTCGCGGGTGGTGGTGTATCTGCTGCTGGCGGCGGGGCTGTTCGCCGGGCTGGGATATCGGCAGGTATGGGCTCGGCTGGTGTCGGGCCTGGCCGACCCGGGCTCGCTGCCGTCGTCCTCGGCCTTGGCCCAGGCGCGACGCCGGGTCGGGGTAGCGCCGTTGAAGGCGCTGTTCGACCTGCTGGCGGGCCCGCCCGCGGGTGCGCTGCGGTGGCGGGGGCTGCTGGTTTGTGCGATAGACGGCACCACGATGTCGGTGCCCGACAGCCCGGCGAATCTGACCCGATACGGGCATCAAAGCGGTTCACATGGCGGGTCGGGCTATCCCCTCGTCCGGCTGCTGGCCGTGGTGGTCTGCGGCACTCGGACCCTGCTCGCGGTGACCTTCGGCCCGTTCAAGACCGGCGAGACCAGCTATGCGCCCGCCTTGTTCGGCTGCCTGCGGCGGGGAATGGTGCTGCTGGCCGACCGGAACTTCGCGGTCAAGGACCTCGTCACAGCGATCGCCGACACAGGAGCGGACCTGGTGATCCGCTGCAAGAACAACCGGGCCCTACCCCGGCTGGCCACCCTGACAGACGGGTCGTGGACCAGCGTGCTGGGCGGGGTGCCCATTCGCGTCATCGACGCCCACATCACCGTCACCCTGTCTGGCACCCACCGGCGGGCCATCCACTATCGGCTGATCACCACCCTGCTCGATCCGCACCGCTACCCGGCCCGGGACCTCGTCGTCCTCTACCACCAGCGCTGGGAAATCGAAACGATCTACCTCGAGCTGAAGGCGACCATTCTGGGCGGGCGGGTCCTGCGCGCCCGCACCCCGGCAGGCGTGGACCAGGAGATCTACGCCCTGCTCACCACCTACCAGGTCCTGCGGCTGGCGATGGCTGAGGCCACCGCCATCCATCCCGGCATCAGCGATGACCGGGCCAGCTTCACCATCGCCCTGCTGACCGCCCGCGATCAAGTGATCCACGCCGCCGGCATCCTCGCCGACACCACCATCGACCTGCTGGGACGTATCGGCCGCGCCCTCCTTGAAGATCCCCTGCCACAGCGCCGCGAACGCATCAGCCCACGCATCGTCAAACGCGCGATCTCCAAACACCGAGCCAAAGGACAAGTCGACCGCACCAACCACCGCGCGAGCACCACCATCGACGTCCTCACCGAACACCAGTTGACAGCAGCCCAAAGCCCTTAA
- a CDS encoding DUF4239 domain-containing protein translates to MVAYTLSILAAVGVVMVTALVFRLFRRGGADRDPGGPSAGHAGAMLSAMFLLVFAIAIIVPWTKADAARQNTHAESQATIDAYWAAEGLPDDEARQVRTALREYVIFVVRDEWPLMAQGRMDPVGAARMDELRGRVSDLEVSGEDEEAAKGNLLQHIGMISMTRAQRGADAAAAPPDGLLFLTILTGLVVIVFPFLAGARPQGLTILPLVAMAAMLGFGTYLTWDISRAFDGPLAVGPEAFQGALQEFARVGEGV, encoded by the coding sequence ATGGTGGCGTACACGCTCTCGATCCTGGCGGCGGTAGGCGTGGTGATGGTCACCGCGCTGGTGTTCAGGCTGTTCAGACGCGGCGGCGCGGACCGTGATCCCGGCGGTCCTTCCGCCGGCCACGCGGGCGCGATGTTGTCGGCCATGTTCCTGCTGGTGTTCGCCATCGCGATCATCGTGCCCTGGACCAAGGCCGACGCCGCCCGGCAGAACACCCACGCCGAGAGCCAGGCCACGATCGACGCCTACTGGGCGGCCGAAGGCCTGCCGGACGACGAGGCCCGGCAGGTGCGCACCGCGCTGCGCGAATACGTCATCTTCGTGGTCAGGGACGAGTGGCCGCTCATGGCCCAGGGCCGGATGGACCCGGTCGGCGCCGCCAGGATGGACGAGCTGCGCGGGCGCGTCAGCGACCTGGAGGTGAGCGGCGAGGACGAGGAGGCGGCCAAGGGCAATCTGCTCCAGCACATCGGCATGATCTCCATGACCCGTGCCCAGCGCGGCGCCGACGCCGCCGCGGCCCCGCCCGACGGTCTGCTGTTCCTGACGATCCTCACCGGCCTGGTGGTCATCGTGTTCCCGTTCCTGGCCGGGGCCCGGCCGCAGGGGCTGACGATCCTGCCGCTGGTGGCGATGGCGGCGATGCTGGGCTTCGGCACGTACCTGACGTGGGACATCTCCCGCGCCTTCGACGGGCCGCTCGCCGTCGGGCCCGAGGCGTTCCAGGGGGCGTTGCAGGAGTTCGCGCGCGTCGGCGAAGGAGTGTGA
- a CDS encoding phosphotransferase enzyme family protein, with product MHATSAGGRETDVEVLTGGGVNHVVRDGDTVRRPTGPWTAGVHAVLDHLAERGFRGAPRSHGIDGEGREVLDFLPGDVPGYPLPEWVLSDDVLEAVGRLLREFHDATLDFPKNQDVPWYWPPVSPAEVICHGDVAPYNCVFRDGRPVAFIDFDTAHPGPRVWDVAYAAYRFVPLTDPRHMSLYPVPEQARRLRLFADAYALDDAARGELTATAQARLDHLVRFMHAQAAAGHEAFASHIVRGDDLLYQRDIEHIARHEATFTAALTG from the coding sequence GTGCACGCGACATCGGCCGGGGGACGGGAGACGGACGTGGAGGTGCTGACCGGCGGGGGCGTCAACCATGTCGTCCGGGACGGGGACACGGTCCGCCGGCCGACGGGGCCGTGGACGGCGGGCGTGCATGCCGTGCTCGACCACCTGGCGGAGCGCGGTTTCCGCGGCGCGCCCAGGAGCCACGGGATCGACGGCGAGGGCCGGGAGGTCCTGGACTTCCTGCCTGGTGACGTGCCCGGTTACCCGCTGCCGGAGTGGGTGCTGTCGGACGATGTGCTGGAGGCCGTGGGCAGGCTGCTGCGGGAGTTCCACGACGCCACCCTCGATTTCCCGAAAAATCAGGATGTCCCCTGGTATTGGCCGCCGGTCTCTCCGGCCGAGGTCATCTGCCACGGCGACGTGGCCCCGTACAATTGCGTGTTCCGTGACGGCCGCCCCGTCGCGTTCATCGACTTCGACACCGCCCACCCGGGGCCGCGGGTCTGGGACGTCGCGTACGCCGCTTACCGGTTCGTGCCCCTGACCGACCCCCGCCACATGAGCCTGTATCCGGTGCCGGAGCAGGCCCGCAGGCTGCGGCTGTTCGCCGACGCGTACGCCCTGGACGACGCCGCCCGCGGCGAGCTGACCGCCACCGCGCAGGCCCGCCTCGACCACCTCGTGCGTTTCATGCACGCGCAGGCCGCCGCCGGCCACGAGGCGTTCGCGAGCCACATCGTCAGGGGCGACGACCTCCTCTACCAGCGCGACATCGAGCACATCGCCCGGCACGAGGCGACGTTCACGGCCGCGCTGACCGGCTGA
- a CDS encoding FAD-dependent oxidoreductase → MHLIVEKSDVVVIGAGQAGLSSAYFLERFGLEPVVLDAEPGPGGAWRHRSPSLTMDKVHGVFDLPGVRRPGDEDGGVPVAEVVPAYFGDYERTVGLDVVRPVKVGAVRRGAGASSGGLLIETDAGEWAARAVVNATGTWTRPYWPYYPGASSFAGRQLHYADYRGPGEFAGRRVVVVGGGHSAMHVLSEIAGVAAATTWVTRRPAVLREEEFSEDARRAAVAMVEERVRAGLPPESVVSVTGLRYTPVVREALDKGALTRFPMFQRITADGVTWADGRHRRADTIIWATGFRSALDHLAPLRLREPGGGIKMDGTQVVAEPALQLVGYGPSASTIGANRAGREAARNVRAYLTAHPARPAA, encoded by the coding sequence TTGCACCTGATCGTGGAGAAGAGCGACGTCGTGGTGATCGGCGCCGGGCAGGCGGGCCTGTCCAGCGCGTACTTCCTGGAGCGGTTCGGGCTCGAGCCGGTCGTGCTCGACGCCGAGCCGGGGCCGGGAGGGGCGTGGCGGCACCGGTCGCCGTCGCTGACGATGGACAAGGTGCACGGCGTCTTCGACCTGCCGGGCGTACGCCGGCCCGGCGACGAGGACGGCGGGGTGCCCGTCGCCGAGGTGGTCCCCGCGTACTTCGGCGACTACGAGCGGACGGTCGGGCTGGACGTCGTGCGGCCGGTCAAGGTGGGCGCCGTCCGCCGCGGCGCGGGCGCGAGCTCCGGCGGGCTGCTGATCGAGACGGACGCCGGGGAATGGGCGGCCCGGGCCGTGGTCAACGCGACCGGCACGTGGACGCGGCCGTACTGGCCCTACTACCCGGGCGCGTCCTCGTTCGCGGGGCGGCAACTGCACTACGCGGATTATCGAGGGCCGGGGGAGTTCGCGGGGCGGCGGGTGGTCGTGGTCGGCGGGGGCCACTCCGCGATGCACGTGTTGTCGGAGATCGCCGGGGTCGCCGCCGCGACGACATGGGTGACCCGGCGCCCGGCCGTCCTGCGCGAGGAGGAGTTCAGCGAGGACGCCAGGCGGGCCGCCGTCGCCATGGTCGAGGAACGGGTACGCGCCGGGCTCCCGCCGGAAAGCGTCGTCAGCGTCACCGGGCTTCGTTATACGCCTGTCGTGCGCGAGGCGCTGGACAAGGGCGCGCTGACACGTTTCCCCATGTTCCAGCGCATCACCGCGGACGGCGTCACCTGGGCGGACGGACGGCACCGGCGGGCCGACACGATCATCTGGGCCACCGGCTTCCGCTCCGCGCTCGACCACCTCGCCCCCCTGCGGCTCAGGGAGCCGGGCGGCGGCATCAAGATGGACGGCACGCAGGTCGTCGCCGAGCCCGCGCTCCAGCTCGTCGGCTACGGGCCGTCCGCCAGCACGATCGGCGCCAACCGCGCGGGCCGCGAGGCCGCCCGCAACGTCCGCGCGTACCTGACCGCGCACCCGGCCCGCCCTGCCGCCTGA
- a CDS encoding serine/threonine-protein kinase, whose translation MEVPGYTEIRELGHGGTGRVMLAVRDSDGLSVAIKHLSEPLLRDEQFVERFRAEADLIREIDSPHTARVLDYVESPDDAVIVMELVDGVTLRRLLEHEGGTGAEAALAVLKGALLGLAEAHRRGVVHRDFKPENVLITQDGESKLVDFGVAARFGERAALVGTPSYMAPEQWDDAPASPATDVYAATLVFFECLTGHRAFHGENVAALAYLHQHAVPPLADVEEPLRPLVQHGLAKDPTARPESADAFLAELEDVAVATYGEDWESRGRTGLGMLAVPLAALLPNAHPAVSGDAATSMFHSGLTPVTKFAVTGGLVLATAAAVVSTFVILGGPPEPRSGAALPPATTAPPATADPATPTTEPPTPRESLSGTPPITLSGDPTVYPSGDPTAPPTRRPDPTTGGPRPAPPTETRDPTGEPTRPPEPTRSEEPRPSTRPPTTAPPDDPPPSSPDDDPPPTTSAPDPTTRPPGRNPEPLLSVSVGVSLDVPILGGDGDGLLDADIDVGLDSSLLGMVLVVPGSVLLGRQIVARRARRPRDAEKR comes from the coding sequence ATGGAAGTTCCCGGCTACACCGAGATCCGGGAACTCGGCCACGGCGGGACGGGCAGGGTCATGCTGGCCGTACGCGACTCCGACGGCCTTTCGGTCGCGATCAAGCACTTATCCGAGCCGCTGCTGCGGGACGAGCAGTTCGTCGAGCGGTTCAGGGCCGAGGCCGACTTGATCCGGGAGATCGACAGCCCGCACACGGCACGCGTGCTGGACTACGTCGAGTCCCCGGACGACGCCGTCATCGTGATGGAGCTCGTCGACGGGGTCACGCTGCGGCGGCTGCTGGAGCACGAGGGCGGGACGGGCGCCGAGGCCGCGCTGGCGGTGCTGAAAGGCGCGCTGCTCGGGCTCGCCGAGGCCCATCGGCGCGGAGTGGTGCACCGCGACTTCAAGCCCGAGAACGTGCTCATCACCCAGGACGGCGAGAGCAAGCTGGTCGACTTCGGCGTGGCGGCCCGCTTCGGTGAGCGGGCCGCGCTGGTCGGCACGCCGTCGTACATGGCGCCTGAGCAGTGGGACGACGCGCCGGCCAGCCCCGCCACCGACGTGTACGCCGCGACGCTGGTGTTCTTCGAGTGCCTGACCGGCCACCGGGCCTTCCACGGCGAGAACGTCGCCGCGCTGGCCTATCTGCACCAGCACGCCGTGCCCCCGCTGGCGGACGTGGAGGAGCCGCTGCGTCCGCTCGTCCAGCACGGACTGGCCAAGGACCCCACGGCACGGCCGGAGTCGGCCGATGCGTTCCTGGCCGAGCTGGAGGACGTGGCGGTGGCCACGTACGGCGAGGACTGGGAGTCGCGGGGGCGGACGGGACTCGGGATGCTGGCCGTGCCGCTCGCCGCGCTGCTGCCGAACGCGCATCCGGCCGTGTCCGGCGACGCCGCCACGAGCATGTTCCACAGCGGCCTGACGCCCGTGACGAAGTTCGCGGTGACGGGCGGGCTGGTGCTGGCGACCGCGGCGGCGGTGGTGTCGACGTTCGTCATCCTGGGCGGGCCGCCCGAGCCGAGGAGCGGCGCCGCGCTCCCGCCGGCCACGACGGCTCCGCCGGCGACCGCCGATCCGGCCACGCCCACGACGGAGCCGCCCACGCCCCGCGAGTCCCTCTCGGGCACGCCGCCGATCACGCTCTCCGGCGACCCGACCGTCTACCCCAGCGGCGACCCGACGGCCCCGCCCACCAGGCGGCCGGACCCGACGACGGGCGGCCCCCGCCCCGCGCCGCCCACGGAGACCCGGGATCCGACCGGCGAGCCGACCCGCCCGCCGGAGCCGACGCGTTCGGAGGAGCCGCGGCCGAGCACCCGGCCGCCCACCACCGCGCCCCCCGACGACCCCCCGCCCAGCAGCCCGGACGACGATCCTCCGCCCACCACCAGCGCGCCCGACCCCACCACGCGCCCGCCCGGCCGGAACCCCGAGCCGCTGCTGTCCGTCTCGGTCGGGGTGTCGCTCGACGTGCCGATACTGGGCGGCGACGGTGACGGCCTGCTGGACGCCGACATCGACGTGGGACTGGACTCCAGCCTGCTCGGCATGGTGCTGGTGGTGCCGGGGTCCGTGCTGCTCGGACGGCAGATCGTGGCCCGCAGGGCACGGCGGCCGCGGGATGCGGAAAAGCGGTGA